One window of the Pseudomonas knackmussii B13 genome contains the following:
- a CDS encoding glycosyltransferase has protein sequence MSSRKLGLNLVVLVALAALFTGAWALYNRPVSAPDWPETISGFSFSPFRLDQSPQSGNFPTDDQIRSDLELISKQTDNIRTYSTKGTLADIPFLAEEYGMRVSLGIWIGPDEAENEAEIARGIEIANRSRSVVRVIVGNEALFRREVTRQQLIGYLDRVRAAVKVPVTTAEQWHIYRKYPELAKHVDLIAAHVLPYWEFVPMEDSVQFVLDRARELRAEFPKKPLLLGEVGWPSNGRMRGGATATQSDQAIYLRELTNALNKKGYSYFVVEAFDQPWKYTDEGSVGAYWGVYNAERQPKFNFTGPVVAIPKWRTLAIASVVLALLTFTLLLIDGSALRQRGRTFLAVVSFACASVLVWIGYDYSQQYSTWFSITVGVLLGIGALGVVIVLFTEAHELAEAVWTRRRRRLFLPVTADEAYRPKVSIHVPCYNEPPEMLKETLNALAKLDYPDFEVLVIDNNTKDPAVWEPVQAHCQLLGPRFRFFHVAPLAGFKGGALNYALQFVAPDAEVIAVIDSDYCVDPDWLKHMVPHFADPQIAVVQSPQDYRDQHESTFKRLCYAEYKGFFHIGMVTRNDRDAIIEHGTMTMVRRQVLDELKWAEWCITEDAELGLRVFERGLSAAYFERSYGKGLMPDTFIDFKKQRFRWAYGAIQIMKRHTDALLRGRSPDGSKLTGGQRYHFVAGWLPWIADGMNIFFTIGALLWSAAMIIVPKRVDPPLLIFAILPLTLFAFKVGKILFLYRRTVGVNLRDALFAALAGLSLSHTIAKAVLYGFVTSSIPFFRTPKMRSSHGLMVALAEAREEVFVMLLLWGAALGIVLVQGVVDPDLLFWVVMLLVQSLPYLAALIMALLSSLPKPREEEVLSGSEQVG, from the coding sequence ATGTCTTCACGCAAACTCGGACTCAACCTGGTCGTACTGGTCGCCCTCGCCGCGCTCTTCACCGGCGCCTGGGCCCTTTACAACCGTCCGGTGAGCGCCCCGGACTGGCCGGAAACCATCTCCGGCTTTTCCTTCTCGCCGTTCCGCCTGGACCAGAGCCCGCAGAGCGGCAACTTCCCGACGGACGACCAGATCCGCTCGGACCTGGAGCTGATCTCCAAGCAGACCGACAACATCCGCACCTACTCGACCAAGGGCACCCTGGCCGACATCCCCTTCCTCGCCGAGGAATACGGCATGCGCGTCAGCCTGGGCATCTGGATCGGCCCGGACGAGGCGGAAAACGAGGCGGAAATCGCCCGCGGCATCGAGATCGCCAACCGTTCGCGCAGCGTGGTGCGAGTAATCGTCGGCAACGAGGCGTTGTTCCGACGCGAAGTCACCCGCCAGCAGCTGATCGGCTACCTCGACCGCGTCCGCGCCGCCGTGAAAGTGCCCGTCACCACCGCCGAGCAGTGGCACATCTATAGGAAGTACCCGGAGCTGGCCAAGCACGTCGACCTGATCGCCGCCCACGTGCTGCCCTACTGGGAGTTCGTGCCGATGGAAGACTCGGTACAGTTCGTCCTCGACCGCGCCCGCGAGCTGCGCGCCGAATTCCCGAAGAAGCCGCTTCTGCTCGGTGAAGTCGGCTGGCCCAGCAACGGGCGCATGCGCGGCGGCGCTACCGCCACCCAGTCGGACCAGGCCATCTACCTGCGCGAGCTGACCAACGCGCTGAACAAGAAGGGCTACAGCTACTTCGTCGTCGAAGCCTTCGACCAGCCGTGGAAGTACACCGACGAAGGCTCGGTCGGCGCCTACTGGGGCGTGTACAACGCCGAACGCCAGCCGAAGTTCAACTTCACCGGCCCGGTGGTGGCGATTCCCAAGTGGCGCACCCTGGCGATCGCCTCGGTGGTGCTCGCCCTGCTCACCTTCACCCTGTTGCTGATCGACGGCAGCGCTCTGCGCCAGCGCGGGCGGACCTTCCTCGCCGTGGTTTCGTTCGCCTGCGCCTCGGTCCTGGTGTGGATCGGCTACGACTACAGCCAGCAATACAGCACCTGGTTCAGCATCACCGTCGGCGTCCTGCTCGGCATCGGCGCCCTCGGCGTGGTGATAGTGCTGTTCACCGAGGCACACGAGCTGGCCGAGGCGGTGTGGACGCGCCGGCGCCGCCGCCTGTTCCTGCCGGTGACCGCCGACGAGGCCTACCGGCCCAAGGTGTCGATCCACGTGCCCTGCTACAACGAGCCGCCGGAGATGTTGAAGGAAACCCTCAACGCCCTGGCCAAGCTCGACTACCCGGACTTCGAGGTCCTGGTGATCGACAACAACACCAAGGACCCAGCCGTGTGGGAGCCGGTGCAGGCGCACTGCCAGCTGCTCGGCCCACGCTTCCGCTTCTTCCACGTCGCGCCCCTGGCCGGCTTCAAGGGCGGCGCGCTGAACTACGCGCTGCAGTTCGTAGCACCCGACGCCGAAGTGATCGCGGTGATCGACTCCGACTACTGCGTCGACCCGGACTGGCTCAAACACATGGTCCCGCACTTCGCCGATCCGCAGATCGCCGTGGTGCAGTCGCCGCAGGACTACCGCGACCAGCACGAGAGCACCTTCAAGCGCCTCTGCTACGCCGAGTACAAGGGCTTCTTCCACATCGGCATGGTCACCCGCAATGACCGCGACGCGATCATCGAGCACGGCACCATGACCATGGTCCGCCGCCAGGTGCTGGACGAGCTGAAGTGGGCCGAATGGTGCATCACCGAAGACGCCGAGCTGGGTCTGCGGGTGTTCGAGCGCGGCCTCTCGGCAGCCTATTTCGAGCGCAGCTACGGCAAGGGCCTGATGCCCGACACCTTCATCGACTTCAAGAAGCAGCGCTTCCGCTGGGCCTATGGCGCCATCCAGATCATGAAGCGCCACACCGACGCCCTGCTGCGCGGCCGCAGCCCGGATGGCAGCAAGCTGACCGGCGGCCAGCGCTACCACTTCGTTGCCGGCTGGCTGCCGTGGATCGCCGACGGCATGAACATCTTCTTCACCATCGGCGCCCTGCTCTGGTCGGCGGCGATGATCATCGTGCCCAAGCGCGTCGACCCGCCGCTGCTGATCTTCGCGATCCTGCCGCTGACCCTGTTCGCCTTCAAGGTGGGCAAGATCCTCTTCCTCTACCGCCGCACGGTCGGGGTGAACCTGCGCGACGCACTCTTCGCCGCGCTGGCCGGGCTGTCACTGTCGCACACCATCGCCAAGGCGGTGCTGTACGGCTTCGTCACCAGCTCCATCCCGTTCTTCCGCACCCCGAAGATGCGCTCCAGCCACGGCCTGATGGTGGCCCTGGCGGAGGCACGCGAAGAGGTCTTCGTGATGCTTCTGCTGTGGGGCGCGGCGCTGGGCATCGTGCTGGTGCAGGGCGTGGTCGACCCGGACCTGCTGTTCTGGGTGGTGATGCTGCTTGTGCAGTCGCTGCCGTACCTGGCGGCGCTGATCATGGCCCTGCTCTCCTCGCTGCCCAAGCCGCGCGAGGAAGAGGTGCTGAGCGGCTCGGAGCAGGTCGGCTGA
- the tcdA gene encoding tRNA cyclic N6-threonylcarbamoyladenosine(37) synthase TcdA, with translation MLVDQERFGGIARLYGTQGLERLAAAHVAVVGIGGVGSWAAEALARSGVGEISLFDLDDVCVTNTNRQVHALDGSVGKPKVEVMAERIRAINPQCKVHAVADFVTRETMAEYITTELDFVIDCIDSVAAKAALIAWCKRRKIQVVTTGGAGGQVDPTQIQIADLNKTFNDPLAAKVRSTLRRDYNFSRTPGRHYSVPCVFSTEQLRYPKPDGSVCQTKSFVGEGVKLDCAGGFGAVMMVTATFGMAAAARAVDKLVAGTRRPSERRAG, from the coding sequence ATGCTAGTGGACCAAGAGCGATTCGGCGGTATCGCCCGCCTGTATGGCACCCAGGGGCTCGAGCGCCTGGCCGCCGCCCATGTGGCGGTGGTCGGCATCGGCGGCGTCGGCTCCTGGGCGGCCGAGGCGCTGGCGCGCAGCGGCGTCGGCGAGATATCGCTGTTCGACCTGGACGACGTCTGCGTGACCAACACCAACCGCCAGGTACACGCGCTGGACGGTTCCGTGGGCAAGCCCAAGGTAGAGGTGATGGCCGAGCGCATCCGGGCCATCAACCCGCAGTGCAAGGTGCATGCGGTGGCGGACTTCGTCACCCGCGAGACCATGGCCGAGTACATCACTACCGAGCTGGACTTCGTCATCGACTGCATCGACAGCGTGGCCGCCAAGGCCGCGCTGATCGCCTGGTGCAAGCGACGCAAGATCCAGGTGGTGACCACCGGCGGCGCCGGCGGCCAGGTCGACCCGACGCAGATCCAGATCGCCGACCTGAACAAGACCTTCAACGATCCGCTCGCGGCCAAGGTCCGTTCGACGCTGCGTCGCGACTACAACTTCTCGCGCACGCCGGGCCGCCACTACAGCGTGCCTTGCGTGTTCTCCACCGAGCAGCTGCGCTATCCCAAGCCCGACGGCAGCGTCTGCCAGACCAAGAGCTTCGTCGGCGAAGGCGTGAAGCTCGACTGCGCCGGCGGTTTCGGCGCGGTGATGATGGTCACGGCCACCTTCGGCATGGCTGCGGCGGCGCGGGCTGTGGATAAGTTGGTGGCCGGTACTCGCAGGCCGTCGGAGCGGCGCGCGGGGTAA
- a CDS encoding SufE family protein, whose protein sequence is MSLPDTARQALDAFTGQASWEQRARLLMQWGDKLEPLGEEERSEANRVHGCESLVWLVAEQRDGAWHFRASSDARLLRGLLALLLIRVQGLPGEELAQLDLAQWFSDLGLGRQLSPSRSNGLNAVLKRMQELIRA, encoded by the coding sequence ATGAGCCTTCCGGATACCGCACGGCAAGCGCTGGACGCCTTCACCGGGCAAGCCTCCTGGGAGCAGCGCGCACGCCTACTGATGCAATGGGGCGACAAGCTCGAGCCGCTGGGCGAGGAAGAGCGCAGCGAAGCGAACCGTGTGCACGGCTGCGAAAGCCTGGTCTGGCTGGTGGCGGAACAGCGCGACGGCGCCTGGCACTTCCGCGCGAGCAGCGATGCGCGCCTGCTGCGGGGCCTGTTGGCGCTGCTGTTAATTCGTGTACAGGGACTGCCCGGCGAGGAGCTGGCGCAGCTGGATCTGGCGCAGTGGTTCAGCGACCTGGGCCTGGGGCGACAGCTCTCCCCTTCGCGCAGCAATGGGCTGAATGCTGTCCTGAAGCGGATGCAAGAGCTGATCCGGGCATAA
- a CDS encoding aminotransferase class V-fold PLP-dependent enzyme produces MSITSPWRSAFPALAALDAEGQTYLDSAATAQKPQALLDALSGFYASGAANVHRAQHLPGERATRAFEGTRTRLAHWLDGGTPEQVVFTHGATEALNLLAYGLEQRIAAGDEIVISALEHHANLLPWQQLAQRCQAKLVVLPLDDLGVIDLAAASQLIGPRTRILAVSQLSNVLGTWQPLLELLAMARAHGALSVVDGAQGVVHGRHRLSQLGCDFYVFSSHKLYGPEGLGVLWGRPEALAELRHWQFGGEMVQNADYQQAHFRPAPLGFEAGTPAIGAVIGLGASLDWLASLDASEVAAHEAVLHAQLLAGLRARDGVQLLGEPQVALASFTVRDVHSADLSHLLSEQGVAVRAGHHCAMPLLKRLGLPGAIRVSLGLYSDGSDLERFFSALDNALELLR; encoded by the coding sequence ATGTCCATCACCTCGCCCTGGCGCTCCGCCTTCCCTGCCCTGGCTGCCCTCGACGCCGAAGGCCAGACGTACCTCGACAGCGCCGCCACCGCGCAGAAGCCGCAGGCACTGCTCGACGCCCTGTCTGGCTTCTACGCCAGCGGCGCGGCCAACGTGCACCGCGCCCAGCATCTGCCCGGCGAGCGCGCCACCCGCGCCTTCGAGGGCACCCGCACGCGCCTGGCACACTGGCTGGACGGCGGCACGCCGGAACAGGTGGTCTTCACCCACGGCGCAACCGAAGCGTTGAACCTGCTCGCCTACGGGCTGGAACAGCGGATCGCCGCGGGCGACGAAATCGTCATCAGCGCCCTGGAGCACCACGCCAACCTGCTGCCCTGGCAACAATTGGCGCAGCGCTGCCAGGCGAAACTGGTGGTCCTGCCACTGGATGACCTCGGGGTGATCGACCTGGCGGCTGCCTCGCAGCTGATCGGTCCGCGCACCCGCATCCTTGCAGTCAGCCAGCTTTCCAACGTGCTCGGCACCTGGCAGCCGCTGCTGGAGCTGCTGGCCATGGCTCGCGCCCACGGTGCGCTCAGCGTGGTCGACGGCGCCCAGGGCGTGGTCCACGGTCGTCACCGGTTGAGCCAACTGGGCTGCGACTTCTACGTATTCTCCAGCCACAAGCTGTACGGTCCGGAAGGCCTTGGCGTGCTCTGGGGGCGCCCGGAGGCGCTGGCCGAGCTGCGCCACTGGCAGTTCGGCGGCGAGATGGTGCAGAACGCCGATTATCAACAGGCCCACTTCCGCCCCGCCCCGCTCGGCTTCGAAGCCGGCACGCCGGCGATTGGCGCGGTGATCGGCCTGGGCGCCAGCCTCGACTGGCTGGCCAGCCTGGACGCCAGCGAAGTCGCCGCCCACGAGGCCGTGCTACACGCCCAGTTGCTCGCCGGCCTGCGCGCCCGTGACGGCGTGCAGTTGCTGGGCGAACCGCAGGTGGCGCTGGCTAGCTTCACGGTGCGCGACGTACATAGCGCCGATCTCTCGCATCTGCTGAGCGAACAGGGCGTGGCGGTACGTGCCGGCCATCACTGTGCGATGCCGCTGCTCAAGCGCCTCGGCCTGCCCGGCGCGATCCGCGTTTCCCTCGGCCTGTACAGCGACGGCAGCGACCTGGAGCGCTTCTTCAGCGCCCTCGACAATGCCCTGGAGCTGCTGCGATGA
- the dapD gene encoding 2,3,4,5-tetrahydropyridine-2,6-dicarboxylate N-succinyltransferase — translation MSQSLFSLAFGVGTQNRQGAWLEVFYAQPLLNPSAELIDAISPLLAYAGGNQAIAFSAQQAYQLADALKGVDAAQSALLNRLAESQKPLVATVLAEDAAPTSTPEAYLKLHLLSHRLVKPHGVNLSGIFPLLPNVAWTNHGAVDLAELAELQLEARLKGKLLEVFSVDKFPKMTDYVVPAGVRIADAARVRLGAYIGEGTTVMHEGFVNFNAGTQGPGMIEGRVSAGVFVGKGSDLGGGCSTMGTLSGGGNIVISVGEGCLIGANAGIGIPLGDRNIVEAGLYVTAGTKISLLDDQNNLVKVVKGRDLAGQPDLLFRRNSQTGAVECKTNKTAIELNEALHAHN, via the coding sequence ATGTCCCAATCCCTGTTCAGCCTGGCCTTCGGTGTCGGCACCCAGAACCGCCAGGGCGCCTGGCTGGAAGTCTTCTACGCCCAGCCGCTGCTCAACCCGAGCGCCGAACTGATCGACGCGATCAGCCCGCTGCTGGCCTACGCCGGCGGCAACCAGGCCATCGCCTTCTCCGCCCAGCAGGCCTACCAGCTGGCCGACGCCCTGAAAGGCGTCGATGCCGCCCAGTCCGCTCTGCTCAACCGCCTGGCCGAGAGCCAGAAGCCGCTGGTGGCCACCGTGCTGGCCGAAGATGCAGCGCCAACCTCCACCCCCGAGGCCTACCTCAAGCTGCACCTGCTCTCGCACCGCCTGGTGAAGCCGCACGGCGTCAACCTGTCGGGCATCTTCCCGCTGCTGCCGAACGTCGCCTGGACCAACCATGGCGCGGTCGACCTGGCCGAACTGGCCGAGCTGCAACTGGAAGCGCGCCTGAAGGGCAAGCTGCTGGAAGTCTTCTCGGTGGACAAGTTCCCGAAAATGACCGACTACGTGGTCCCGGCCGGCGTGCGCATCGCCGACGCCGCCCGCGTGCGCCTGGGTGCCTACATCGGTGAGGGCACCACCGTGATGCACGAAGGCTTCGTCAACTTCAACGCCGGCACCCAAGGCCCGGGCATGATCGAAGGCCGCGTCTCCGCTGGCGTATTCGTCGGCAAGGGCTCGGACCTGGGCGGCGGTTGCTCGACCATGGGCACCCTGTCCGGCGGTGGCAACATCGTCATCAGCGTCGGTGAAGGCTGCCTGATCGGCGCCAACGCCGGCATCGGCATCCCGCTGGGCGACCGCAACATCGTCGAAGCCGGCCTGTACGTCACCGCCGGTACCAAGATCTCCCTGCTCGACGACCAGAACAACCTGGTGAAAGTGGTCAAGGGCCGCGACCTGGCCGGCCAGCCGGACCTGCTGTTCCGCCGCAACTCGCAGACCGGCGCGGTCGAGTGCAAGACCAACAAGACCGCCATCGAGCTGAACGAAGCGCTGCACGCGCACAACTGA
- a CDS encoding LysE family translocator produces the protein MSIAWALFLPACFALNMAPGPNNLLSLNNAARFGLARASLAGLGRLLAFAGMLTLAASGLALVLQASAWLFLAIKLGGAAYLLWLAVQLWRAPSGQLVAGNAGQASGNLWRMARQEFWVAAGNPKAILIFTAFLPQFVDPRQPVGAQFAQLGTAFLLLEWLAIALYGLAGVRLGKLLAGARARRLFNRGCAALLGSAGLGLLLSRRPA, from the coding sequence ATGAGCATCGCCTGGGCCCTGTTCCTCCCCGCCTGCTTCGCCCTGAACATGGCGCCGGGACCGAACAACCTGCTGTCGCTGAACAACGCCGCGCGTTTCGGCCTCGCCCGCGCCAGCCTGGCAGGCCTCGGCCGCCTGCTGGCGTTCGCCGGCATGCTGACGCTGGCCGCCTCCGGCCTGGCCCTGGTGCTGCAGGCCTCGGCCTGGCTGTTCCTGGCGATCAAGCTGGGCGGCGCCGCTTACCTGCTCTGGCTCGCTGTGCAGCTCTGGCGCGCACCGAGCGGCCAGCTGGTCGCCGGTAATGCCGGGCAGGCCAGCGGCAACCTGTGGCGCATGGCCCGCCAGGAGTTCTGGGTCGCCGCCGGCAATCCCAAGGCGATCCTGATCTTCACCGCTTTCCTGCCGCAGTTCGTCGATCCGCGGCAGCCCGTGGGCGCGCAGTTCGCCCAACTCGGCACGGCCTTCCTGCTCCTGGAATGGCTGGCCATCGCCCTCTACGGGCTCGCCGGGGTCCGCCTCGGCAAGCTGCTCGCCGGCGCTCGCGCGCGGCGCCTGTTCAACCGTGGTTGCGCCGCCCTGCTGGGCAGCGCCGGGCTGGGCCTGTTGCTCAGCCGCCGGCCGGCCTGA